In one Anaerolineae bacterium genomic region, the following are encoded:
- a CDS encoding glycosyltransferase family 4 protein produces the protein MRIGVDYTAAVKQKAGIGRYARELFKHLGKIDQQNFYILMVPRDAALHPLPSNFRYLKLPFSERLMYIFWQRLRVPIPAEIFTGPLRLFHSPDFVLPPLALTPSILTIHDLSFLRLPECFTSNLLRYLSQAVPRSIKEADFILADSGNTREDLLELMGVPSDKIEILYAGVGENFKPSNGERARTRYGLPQRFILSLGTLEPRKNFPRLIRAFAILKENLEPGNDLKLVIAGRKGWLFEAIFRAVEECGLEGEVIFPGYVEEEDLPSLYSAAELFVYPSLYEGFGLPPLEAMACGVPVVASEAPPLPEILGDAALFFSPYDVEAMASAMEKALLDKELRRKLREKGFTQSSIFSWDKSARKLLEIYQRLGENP, from the coding sequence ATGCGCATCGGGGTTGATTACACCGCTGCCGTAAAACAGAAGGCTGGTATAGGAAGATATGCTCGCGAGCTTTTCAAGCATCTGGGTAAAATTGACCAGCAAAATTTCTATATCCTTATGGTCCCCAGAGACGCAGCTCTTCATCCGCTCCCTTCCAATTTCCGTTACCTTAAGCTTCCTTTTTCCGAACGCCTAATGTATATTTTTTGGCAAAGGCTAAGGGTTCCAATCCCTGCTGAGATTTTTACTGGCCCTTTAAGGCTCTTCCACTCTCCTGATTTCGTCCTTCCTCCCCTGGCCTTAACCCCTTCTATCCTTACGATCCATGACCTTTCTTTCCTGCGACTTCCAGAGTGTTTCACATCAAATCTTCTTCGGTATCTTTCCCAGGCTGTGCCTCGTTCTATAAAAGAAGCTGATTTTATCTTGGCGGATTCAGGCAACACCCGGGAAGACCTTTTGGAGCTAATGGGGGTGCCTTCAGACAAGATAGAAATTTTGTATGCTGGGGTTGGAGAAAACTTCAAGCCATCAAATGGGGAAAGAGCTCGCACACGTTACGGTTTACCTCAGAGGTTTATACTTAGCCTGGGGACTTTAGAACCTCGTAAAAATTTCCCCAGGTTAATCCGAGCTTTTGCTATTCTCAAGGAAAATTTAGAACCCGGGAATGATCTTAAACTGGTCATCGCCGGGCGTAAAGGCTGGCTTTTTGAAGCTATCTTCAGGGCGGTCGAGGAATGTGGGCTTGAGGGGGAGGTGATTTTCCCGGGTTATGTAGAAGAAGAGGATCTCCCTTCCCTCTACTCAGCGGCAGAGCTTTTCGTTTATCCATCTCTATATGAGGGTTTTGGGCTTCCTCCCCTGGAAGCCATGGCCTGTGGAGTTCCTGTGGTGGCTTCTGAAGCTCCTCCTCTGCCCGAAATCCTCGGGGATGCCGCACTTTTCTTTTCGCCTTACGATGTGGAAGCTATGGCTTCAGCTATGGAAAAGGCATTGCTGGATAAAGAGCTGCGCCGGAAGTTGCGGGAAAAAGGGTTCACCCAAAGCTCAATTTTTTCCTGGGATAAATCGGCCCGAAAACTTTTGGAAATTTACCAGCGCTTAGGAGAAAATCCATGA
- a CDS encoding GtrA family protein, with product MDLMEKLNHFPNILVKGGKEAKRFLKFAIVGASGTLVDFSLLNLGILVLGLPKPLANTISFSAAVVNNFVWNRLWTFPESRFSPFLTRFWKFAFVCVVGYFLNQTIFLGLDFLFFHQLGTLGYNLSKAIATGVVLFWNFGMNRIWTFKEV from the coding sequence ATGGACTTAATGGAAAAATTAAACCATTTCCCCAATATTCTTGTGAAGGGAGGGAAAGAAGCGAAAAGATTTTTAAAGTTTGCTATCGTGGGAGCGAGTGGGACTTTGGTGGATTTTAGCCTCTTAAATTTGGGAATCCTCGTGCTGGGTTTGCCTAAGCCTTTAGCCAACACTATTTCCTTTTCGGCCGCTGTCGTGAACAACTTTGTCTGGAACCGGCTCTGGACTTTCCCAGAGAGTCGTTTTTCGCCTTTCCTGACCAGATTCTGGAAGTTTGCCTTTGTTTGTGTGGTTGGTTATTTCTTAAACCAGACGATATTCCTCGGCCTTGACTTCTTGTTTTTTCACCAATTGGGAACTCTTGGGTACAACCTTTCCAAAGCCATTGCTACGGGTGTGGTCCTTTTCTGGAACTTCGGGATGAACAGGATCTGGACTTTCAAAGAGGTTTAA
- the murJ gene encoding murein biosynthesis integral membrane protein MurJ, with product MKKWFFLLALAAALAGYWAPWVHHKASALVLTGLDMGEFVKFLPQFRSGELRFLREVFYLPLLLSSLSFILMASSPALSYPRWARGLLLMLAWAMALSMLPPAWSPPILLKSEFIRQTIAIVFCLTLPLAWPILKRIPSSALYSFLLLASLLGSILPSVYFEKTRPFIVMLYTQPIGWGWGIYLMLAGFAFLAGLSLSELVRRKGQKVTDGGSPEALVQPGSIARAAGILAAGNIASRVMGLGRETIIAHYFGATGEVSAFRVASIIPTMVYELLIGGMLSAALVPVLSEYASSERKEELGRVVGIVLGVFGLGLGVVVLMIELFAPLVAWLLGGGFSVELRRITTNLIRIIIPALLIFGSSGILTGLLYSLKRFSAPAFGAAVYNLGIILAAPLFSRFLDIYSLALGIVMGALLQFLILIPSLRDIPIKLSFNLRHPALKRIFMLYLPIAAGLIISEIQVAIDRNLASRTGPSSIAWMANATTLIQFPHGLISIAISTAILPTLARIALSREKNEEFLATLASGIKMVLAAAIPATVGLFILSYPIIATIFEHGRFTPYDTQYTVLALRLYLIGLVFASVDWPLNYAFYARKDTFTPAAVGVLSVLVYLGVALTLMKPMGMAGLVLADSAKHLSHCITMLLMLHRKVGSLKGYGISSTILKGALASLAMAFAVGEVLQVIPMGSFQGKLTAVIAGGFVGAGIYLAMAMIMRMEEILLIKEAVLSRLRRI from the coding sequence ATGAAAAAGTGGTTCTTTCTCCTGGCTCTGGCAGCGGCTTTGGCCGGTTATTGGGCTCCATGGGTCCATCACAAAGCGTCCGCTTTAGTCCTTACTGGGTTAGATATGGGCGAGTTTGTCAAGTTTCTGCCCCAGTTTCGCTCCGGAGAGTTAAGGTTCCTGCGAGAAGTATTTTACCTCCCCCTTCTGCTCTCTTCGTTGTCCTTCATTCTTATGGCCTCCTCTCCAGCCCTCAGTTATCCGAGGTGGGCCAGGGGCTTACTGTTGATGTTAGCCTGGGCTATGGCCTTATCCATGCTTCCTCCGGCGTGGTCGCCTCCGATTCTACTTAAGTCGGAGTTCATACGTCAGACGATTGCCATCGTTTTTTGCTTGACTTTGCCTCTTGCCTGGCCGATTTTAAAGAGAATTCCATCTTCTGCACTTTATTCCTTCCTCTTATTAGCCAGCCTCCTTGGCAGCATTTTGCCTTCCGTCTACTTTGAAAAGACTCGCCCTTTCATCGTTATGCTTTACACCCAGCCGATAGGTTGGGGTTGGGGGATTTACCTTATGCTGGCAGGGTTTGCCTTTCTGGCGGGGCTTTCGCTTTCAGAGCTGGTGAGGAGAAAGGGCCAGAAGGTCACGGATGGGGGTTCACCAGAGGCACTCGTCCAGCCAGGTTCTATAGCCAGAGCAGCGGGGATTTTAGCGGCCGGTAACATCGCCAGCCGAGTAATGGGTCTGGGACGGGAAACGATAATAGCCCATTACTTTGGGGCTACGGGGGAGGTGAGCGCTTTCCGGGTAGCCTCCATAATCCCCACCATGGTTTATGAGCTTTTGATTGGAGGGATGCTCAGCGCCGCTCTCGTTCCAGTCTTAAGTGAGTATGCCTCATCGGAAAGGAAAGAAGAACTGGGCAGGGTAGTGGGAATTGTGCTGGGGGTTTTCGGCTTGGGCCTGGGGGTTGTTGTGCTTATGATTGAACTATTCGCCCCCCTGGTGGCTTGGCTTCTGGGAGGAGGTTTTTCTGTAGAGCTCCGGAGAATAACCACTAACCTTATCCGGATCATAATACCGGCTCTCCTTATCTTTGGCAGCAGTGGAATATTGACGGGCCTCCTCTATTCTCTTAAGCGATTTTCAGCCCCGGCCTTCGGGGCTGCCGTGTATAATTTGGGGATAATTTTGGCAGCTCCTCTTTTTTCCCGTTTCCTTGATATTTACAGCCTCGCCCTGGGGATCGTCATGGGGGCTTTACTTCAGTTTCTCATCCTTATCCCTTCTCTTAGGGATATACCCATCAAGCTCTCTTTCAACCTGAGGCACCCTGCTCTAAAGCGCATATTTATGCTTTATCTTCCCATTGCTGCGGGGCTGATCATAAGCGAGATACAGGTGGCTATAGACCGGAACCTTGCTTCCAGGACGGGCCCCAGCAGCATTGCTTGGATGGCCAATGCCACTACTCTGATTCAGTTCCCTCATGGCCTTATCTCCATTGCCATATCTACAGCTATCCTACCGACCTTAGCTAGGATCGCCCTTTCCCGTGAGAAGAACGAGGAATTCTTGGCGACTCTGGCTTCTGGAATAAAAATGGTATTGGCAGCAGCTATACCTGCCACTGTCGGTCTTTTCATTCTCTCCTATCCGATCATCGCTACGATATTTGAGCATGGCCGTTTCACCCCTTATGATACTCAATACACTGTGCTGGCTCTCAGGCTTTACCTTATCGGGTTGGTGTTTGCTTCAGTAGATTGGCCTCTCAATTATGCCTTCTACGCCCGTAAAGACACCTTTACTCCCGCAGCGGTGGGAGTGTTATCGGTTTTGGTCTATTTGGGAGTTGCTTTAACTCTGATGAAGCCTATGGGGATGGCAGGCCTCGTCCTGGCCGATTCTGCCAAGCATTTAAGTCATTGTATCACGATGCTTCTTATGCTTCACCGCAAAGTCGGTAGCTTGAAGGGGTACGGTATTTCCAGCACCATCCTTAAAGGAGCACTGGCCTCTTTAGCTATGGCTTTCGCCGTGGGTGAAGTGTTGCAGGTTATACCCATGGGTTCTTTCCAGGGAAAGCTAACAGCGGTAATAGCCGGAGGTTTTGTGGGCGCAGGGATTTATTTGGCTATGGCTATGATTATGAGGATGGAGGAAATCCTGCTTATCAAAGAAGCTGTCCTTTCCCGTTTGCGCCGGATTTAA
- the priA gene encoding primosomal protein N' produces the protein MSEKTYAEVVVNLPLRPRRGEPFPGFHYFIPEDLRSQAFVGRGVLIPFGPRLVQGVIFSLSDHSPVEGVKPIAALLEFSLPHYQLRLAEWMSKHYLAPISECVALMTPPGIGGKARSVLRLSPEASSFAPTSKWEEAILNLLRKKGEIRAERLEEFLGPKGWHKALRNLLKKGIVIRQPILTPPIVAPKRLVYAFLVAPRKEWLRLLEPLRKRSRKAEILEYLVRAGPIPSLKDVMNATGSTRQDIRQLEEKGLVQILPSRQFLIPAVTEEELAKAVENLKKRARAQLPILEKLLSAREPVPVEEFGDAKRAIKALEDKGLVRTVEEEEQVLLTLPPEEAIVLARKEQGLSLYLEILEVLYREKKPVSAGDLYAETGCTFRHLRELEETGLIRLVREEVARDPLSGLVFEETIPPDLTSDQEKAWEKIKIGIEKGVFCSYLLFGVTGSGKTEIYLRAIEETLRRGRQAIVLIPEISLTPQTVHRFGSRFPGKIAVIHSKLSLGERYDTWWRIRRGQVSIVIGPRSALFVPLPNPGLIVVDEEHDRSYKSQKRPYYHARDVAMELGRITGSVVILGSATPDLGTFYRARKGEIHLLELPKRILWKPHDLKGKKPFILKERDDLYSSGLPPVEIVDMREEFKAGHRGIFSRTLIKALEKTLNAGEQAILFLNRRGTATFIICSNCGYVAKCKRCDVPLTYHRGNKTRAPSFLCHHCGRHYQIPANCPACGSPHIRYFGLGTEKVEDEVIRLFPSARTLRLDRDTVVWKHAHQVILEKFASRQADILVGTQMIAKGLDLPYVTLVGVISADTALHLPDLWAAERTFQLLMQVAGRAGRSPLGGRVIIQTYTPNHYAIELAARHDYEGFFKKEMEFRHLHNYPPLRGIIRLLYQHSSEKSCREKAENLYRNLIHLIGQREEVHLIGPVPCFFSRLRGRYRWQIILLAPNPQALLEEIILPGGWKIEVDPVSLL, from the coding sequence ATGAGCGAAAAGACCTATGCCGAGGTGGTGGTAAACCTGCCCCTTAGGCCTCGCAGGGGCGAGCCTTTCCCTGGCTTTCATTATTTTATCCCCGAAGACTTACGCTCCCAGGCTTTTGTAGGCCGCGGTGTCCTGATACCCTTTGGGCCGAGACTTGTGCAGGGGGTCATTTTCTCCCTTAGCGATCATTCCCCCGTAGAAGGAGTTAAGCCCATCGCTGCACTCCTGGAATTCTCTCTGCCTCACTATCAGCTCCGCCTTGCTGAATGGATGAGCAAACACTACCTTGCACCTATAAGCGAATGTGTGGCTCTCATGACCCCTCCAGGCATAGGTGGCAAAGCCAGAAGTGTCCTCCGCCTCAGCCCCGAAGCCAGTTCCTTTGCACCAACCAGTAAATGGGAAGAAGCTATTTTAAACCTGTTGCGAAAAAAGGGCGAAATTAGAGCTGAAAGGCTTGAGGAATTCCTGGGGCCAAAAGGCTGGCACAAGGCTTTGAGAAACCTACTGAAGAAGGGGATTGTGATCCGCCAGCCCATCCTCACCCCTCCCATTGTAGCTCCCAAAAGGCTGGTCTATGCTTTCCTCGTAGCCCCCAGAAAAGAATGGCTTCGTCTCCTTGAACCGCTGCGGAAGAGATCCCGGAAAGCGGAAATCCTGGAATACCTGGTGCGCGCTGGCCCCATCCCTTCTCTAAAGGATGTAATGAACGCCACTGGTTCGACTCGCCAGGATATCCGCCAGCTTGAGGAAAAGGGATTGGTTCAAATCCTACCTTCCCGGCAATTCTTAATCCCCGCCGTTACAGAGGAAGAGCTCGCCAAGGCTGTGGAAAACCTCAAGAAGCGAGCCAGAGCCCAGCTTCCGATCCTTGAGAAGCTCCTTTCAGCTCGCGAACCCGTGCCTGTTGAAGAGTTCGGGGATGCCAAAAGGGCTATAAAGGCTCTGGAGGATAAAGGCCTGGTAAGAACTGTAGAGGAAGAGGAACAAGTTCTTCTTACTTTGCCTCCGGAAGAAGCCATCGTTCTGGCCCGGAAAGAGCAGGGTTTATCCCTTTATCTTGAAATCCTGGAAGTCCTTTATCGCGAGAAAAAGCCGGTTTCAGCCGGAGACCTCTACGCCGAAACAGGATGCACTTTCAGGCATCTTCGGGAGTTAGAAGAGACAGGACTCATAAGGCTCGTAAGGGAAGAAGTGGCAAGAGACCCTCTTTCCGGTTTGGTCTTTGAGGAGACAATCCCTCCGGACTTAACCTCTGATCAGGAAAAAGCCTGGGAAAAGATAAAGATAGGGATTGAAAAAGGGGTTTTTTGCTCGTACCTTCTCTTCGGCGTTACTGGAAGCGGCAAAACCGAGATCTACCTCAGAGCAATAGAAGAAACCTTGCGCCGGGGCCGTCAGGCTATAGTCCTGATCCCGGAAATCTCCCTCACTCCTCAGACAGTCCATCGCTTCGGCTCCCGGTTCCCAGGTAAGATAGCGGTAATCCACAGCAAACTTTCCCTAGGAGAGCGTTACGACACCTGGTGGCGGATCAGGCGGGGGCAAGTAAGTATAGTGATAGGACCACGCTCAGCCCTTTTTGTTCCTTTACCTAACCCAGGCCTTATCGTGGTGGACGAAGAACACGATCGCTCTTACAAGAGCCAGAAAAGGCCCTATTACCACGCCAGAGATGTAGCCATGGAGCTGGGCCGAATCACCGGTTCAGTAGTTATCCTGGGAAGCGCCACTCCTGACCTGGGTACCTTTTATAGAGCCAGAAAGGGTGAAATTCATCTTCTGGAGCTTCCCAAACGCATCCTCTGGAAACCCCATGACCTCAAGGGCAAAAAGCCTTTTATCCTAAAAGAGAGGGATGATCTTTATTCCTCAGGCCTTCCTCCCGTAGAAATTGTAGACATGAGGGAAGAATTTAAAGCCGGGCATAGGGGAATATTCAGCCGCACATTGATAAAAGCCCTGGAAAAGACCCTCAACGCAGGAGAACAGGCGATACTCTTTCTGAACCGCCGTGGAACCGCGACTTTCATAATCTGTTCAAATTGTGGATATGTGGCCAAATGTAAACGGTGCGATGTCCCTCTGACCTATCACAGGGGGAACAAAACCAGAGCTCCCTCTTTCCTCTGCCACCATTGCGGCCGCCATTACCAGATCCCTGCCAACTGCCCTGCCTGCGGAAGTCCTCACATCCGCTACTTTGGCTTAGGAACAGAAAAAGTAGAAGATGAAGTGATACGTCTCTTCCCCAGCGCTCGCACTCTGAGGCTTGATCGGGATACTGTGGTGTGGAAACATGCTCACCAAGTGATTTTAGAGAAATTTGCTTCTCGCCAGGCTGACATTTTGGTGGGAACTCAGATGATAGCTAAGGGGCTTGATCTCCCCTATGTAACCCTGGTAGGAGTAATTTCGGCTGACACCGCCCTGCATCTTCCGGATCTCTGGGCAGCTGAGAGGACTTTTCAGCTCCTAATGCAGGTAGCGGGTAGAGCGGGCCGCAGCCCCCTGGGCGGACGAGTCATAATCCAAACTTACACTCCAAACCATTACGCAATTGAACTTGCCGCTCGTCATGACTATGAGGGGTTCTTCAAAAAGGAAATGGAATTCAGACACCTCCATAATTACCCACCCCTGAGAGGAATAATTCGGCTCCTCTACCAGCATTCCAGCGAAAAAAGCTGCCGGGAAAAGGCGGAGAATTTGTATCGCAATCTCATCCATTTGATCGGCCAGAGGGAAGAAGTCCACCTTATAGGACCTGTTCCTTGCTTTTTCTCCCGCCTCAGGGGCCGATACCGCTGGCAAATAATCCTCCTGGCTCCGAATCCCCAAGCTCTTCTGGAAGAAATTATCCTGCCTGGAGGTTGGAAAATCGAAGTGGACCCCGTTAGTTTGCTTTAA